The following is a genomic window from Neodiprion lecontei isolate iyNeoLeco1 chromosome 4, iyNeoLeco1.1, whole genome shotgun sequence.
aaataacaagacGTCGGCCCTGTCACTGAAACTTACCCATGTTCCTCTTATACTCGTTGAAGAAACGAGAGaagaaacttttcaaagaCATGAGTTAACCATTCAATCCGTCAAGTTCTTTACAACTGTAGCACAGGACCTTTATCGCCATCTCAGTTAAATTGGCTGGGTTTTCAGTACATATCCTCCCGATCAAAACTTCTCATGGGCACGAGTCCCAATAATTAGTAGTTTCCGAGATGTAGGCTTCGGAAGGCTTGTGTATGGATTTTTTTGTATCCATGGATTACGCGACTTTTACGAATTACAAAGCTTCAACGGGGACTTGaaatcatatatatatcattCAAAAACTGCACAGTCGATTCGCAGAGACTCCGCAGAGGCGTGAAAAATACGAGAAGTCGATTATTGAAAGAGTCGGAGGGTCTCGTACTTCAGGCGAAGTCTGACGTTGCACCTCCTTCCGGTAAACCAGAAGTGTTCATGGATGGAATCAATGCGTCGATGGAATCAATCGCAGCTTCCTGCCTATCTTTAAGAATCAACCGTGCAGTTTTTTCAgtgatttgtttgatttcaagtcCCCTGGAAGCTTTATAATCcatgaaaatcacgaaatccatagatataaaaattctaGTCACCTTTCTTTCGAAGCCTGTATCTCGGAACCTACAGATTTTTGGGACTTGTCTCCATGAGATATTTTGATCGGGAGGATACGCACTATAACAtactgaaaatccagccaaTTGTCATAAGAATTCTGCAGGGTCCTttgtaagaataaaatttcggcATACTATTGTACCGTATTCGAATAGAAGAATGAAACCCGTAGTATTTCAGTCACTTACCACACAGCTAACATAACATTTCATTCTGACTCGATACAGTCCAGGTACATATCTATAAAAACCGAAACGAATCAGCAATAGTTTTTTCATCTCTCGAGCTTTCTCGCTCTTTCTTAATTTCGCAACGCCGTCCAATGGATCTCCAGTCTGCTTAGCAAAAGCGAGGAACACTCATTCCCTGCATCAGGAtagctaacaataagaaaaacgAGTAATAAGAAGCACGAGAAAAAGGAGTACACACAAGGTAAGAACAATAAGAAGAGGTAAAAGAGAAAGACGGCTTCGGTACAAGAGTTTGCCTAGCCAGCGAGGCGCTGACGGATCACCGTTCGATCAGACTAGGCGGTAGTGGGTATTAAGAATAAAGGGAGCTGGGCGAAGAGGTGCCACGGCCCCGGATGCCGCGggcgtcggcgtcggcgtcggaTCAGGGCTGCCGGCGCGAGCTGCCCATTAGGCAAATtgcacccccccccccccccccccccccgtccaccccctcctcctccctcCTCCTCACCCTTCGCCATCCTCCAGTCACGATTCGAGGCCGCACCGTTTCGAGACGCACCATCAATCTACCCTCAACGTCGGTTCTCACCGGGTCCCAATTCTCGCGTGGTGCAGATTCTACACACCATTTCTAAACTGCCTGAGATACGGTATCTGTCGTACACATACGAGGAAAATATCTTCCAGCTTCATCTAGCGTCGGATGGTCGTCGTTTACGATTTCATTGTACGTGGTTTCGGAGTATGGTGTGGTATTCTTGGAGTTTTTGTTTTGGTCGCGATGCGATCACTTGCCATTTGAATGTTTATTAGACGTTTTTGAACCTCGAATTTACGACTCGTTGTTAAAAGTCAAGACGACAAAGTTGAAGACAATTTTGtgtatgattattaaaaaaatttcaaagaccTTGTAGAAATTAAGTCGTTATATCTTTATTTACTTGGAATTTATGAACTACTCACCTATCACTGTTACGActtatttacaaataattatctAAACGAATAGACGCGTAAAGAAACCATgcacagttgattttcaacggtagtaaaaaaattcatgcacTCCAAGGCAATGAATTAGGTACCATCTTCTGAAAGCTCCTGAaagtttttacaattttacgtaGAATTTTCctgtcatttcttttttttccagatttttcaaaagtaattcTTATATAATTctgaaacggtaaaaaaatacgtgtaattgcatatatatatatatattaaaagtACTACCGTATACTCTAAGACCATATAATAACTTGTGATTAAGAGATAAAGGATTGGGCGCAACACTGATTGGTGGTCGGCGGAAGGAGAGAACTGATCAATAGCAATTAGGAAATTCAAGCGGCCAACTCTCACCTCCCTGCCAAATAATTAGCCTGATTTGTGGTTCCCCTCCTCCCTCTTTCCCTCTGCCACTGTACCTACCATGCGCTCGACTAGCGTCTGAGCAGCACCACTGCATCGTTGGCTCTTGAAATCGACGATGCGGCATGCTTAGCATCAGCGTTGTTAGCAGATTCCAACCCCTTATTGAGCTGGGAGTCCGGGGGTAGTTATTGTTTCGATtcaaatgttttcaatttattttcgttccATTGATCTTATTTTTACTTACAActcttaattttaaacaacgtcaatttttatacttcacatatttcttatttttctatttttttttatttgtctaattttttccccttcctttcttttttcttggcAACCAAGTGTGAGCTGAAATAACGTTTCATTGACAACTTTAATTTATCGTACTTATTCTCGCAAAATGAAGATTCGGGCGATTATGCACCTTTCAAACTACacaaatctgtaaaaaaaatattttattcaactgcatgggatgtttttggtaaaCATTATGTTTTCGAGTCTGCTGAATCTAAAAATAACCTCCATTTCCCTCCATCACGTAgagtatttttgcaaaatacaaagcgttggcgtaaaaaaaatcataacaataatgaaaaaactaCCATTTAATTACAATGAACTAAATCATGTTTCtcataaaattaaacatacaatttctttatgaaatatatttaacatTCCGTGTCTATTCTTTTCGCCTaggaaaccttttcttcttgtcTTTGACACTTCTTCGAACACGCttccgctttccattttctgtttttctatttgtatttattcgtGAGTCtcattataatacatattaaataaaagtaagaaattaattttgcacaaaatttttagaatcaaCAATAGGATACCAGATTTCGGACTAAACGGGAGCTTACCTCTAAATAAACCTACAGACATGAGTTCAAGAAAAAACGTGTGACGTGCTGGAATTTTTTGACTATTTTTCCTGGTTTCAGTGAGTGAAACCctgttaaaaaaagaaaacagtatAAAAAACCTGTTGAGTTTTTTAGTTACAGATCTGTGTTACCGTCACCGTTCTCTCAGCTTCTTCGGTTATCTCTGGCGCAACTTTGCTCCTGCATGTCAGGTGCCTCGAAACAGTTTCCTATATCTGCCGTTCTGGCATCTGTCAGCGCACGTCCGCAAAACCGTGACGTGTTATATTTCACGGTGCAGACCCAGGCCGAGCACTTTGGCTTTTCTCATTACTTTACTTCCCAGCTCGCATGGCACAGGGCTCGCCGGCTCGCACAATGTAGAGTTCACGCCATGCGTGTCTGCGCTCTAGGGTGTCCGCGAACTCGCAATTCATACCATACATGCATGTATGACATATACGGCAAACAAATTCCAGGCAAATCGCGTATTCTCCAACGCTGCAGTCGTGCAGAGGCATGAATCGCttacatgtataaaaatcgCTGGGTAAAACAGGTATTTTTCCAGGAAGTCGATACCGTTCGGTTGTGTTTCTGAACACCCTGTGTGCAGGATCATCCCCCTGCGTAAATAACGCACGGAAACGTCAACGCGCTACGGGACTGACGATGAGCTAGGTGATGATATTATCGCGTCCGAGTCTCATTGAGGTTGCGTTCATGGTCGATGGTGGACATGGGCGAGTCCCTAATTGCCGACGATTATCCATTCCCCTCGCTCCTCCTCACCCTTCTTCCTTGTCCAGCAGGGTCGGTCTTCAGGCTTCCGGCGAGCCGCGGTCCATCCGGGGACGATTGATCGCCTCCAAGTCGCAGGAGCTGCCGCAGAGAAGCCGTCTTCAGGGTGGACGTCGAGTTTCTCGCCGCACACCCCGGCTCGTTGCCTCAATCACCGGTCTTAGGTACCATCGAGTCGCCGCCCAGCGAGGCTTCAAATTAGATTCGGGTAGCGGCCCGGGTGGGAGGATTGAGGTGCGGGCGCGTTGGCGCCCCGAGCTTCGGGAACCCCGGACTCTGGGGCAATAGAGGGGAAAAACGCAGAGAAGAGGAAATGGAAAGGGAAAGGGAAGGAGAAAAACGAAAGCTGGGGAGCTAAAAAGGCGACGCACGGTGAGGAGCGAATTTATTCGATTCTCGGATATCCAATCTGAAACCCAAAAAATCCGGAGAGCACAATATATACTTCGTGTAAATATGTAGAACGCATGCAGTGTAGTACGTTCCTTatcaagtttgaaatttgtgtACTGAAATACAGTCGCGCCAGTAATATCAACTTCGTACGTTTTCGGTGCATATTTTAAGCTACGAGAGAATTGGGTTTGAAATAGAGCGAGAGAAGGAAATGTAGTTTCTAAAAAACTTACTTTTTCACACATTTGGTATTATTAAAAAGGCGATTGGTGCCATGGAAACACAGTTTTAGACTTTTTATTCGTCAATAAACAGAACTAAACTTAGTTAAAAAGTAATGAGAGTTGAAATGCGTTTTGAATACGCCCattttcgtgacgtcattaTTCACGATACGAGCTATGTTCCGAAGTTAACTCACAGTGCTATCGGCAATGTTTTTTATCTCTCTTGCAGCGCCGAGTTCGTGATTAGCTCCGGCTCTGTCCTAGAGAATTTTTAGCGCTGCCAGCTAGTTTCGGAACGTAGCCATGGTCTCAAAATCTGTAGTTTTTAGGTTACTTACATCGTACAGTGACGTCATGGAAACGGCGCGAAAAAGAGACCGTTTCAAACGCCTCAGACTTTTAAATCGATATGACACTTAACGTATCTGACATAACAATGtagaacattttttcaatcgttctTTATACCCCAAATTATCGATTGGAAGGATGAAAGATGTGTTCAGTCAGTTTCAACCGTGATGCGTTCGTCGTGGGCAATTGCACTGTGTGCAGGCACCGTGCGACGCAGCGGCATTATGTAAAGTGAGTCCAATATTGCACGATGACAAGGTGCGGAACGTTCGGGGGGTTCGGTGCCAAGCGTGCATCCCCGTGATCTCGAATCGCGTCCAATTAATCGGGACACCGGGGCTCGCAAGTTTCCACTCGATTCCCGCGAGCCTCGTCAAACTGAGGCGGACTAACGAGGAGCCCATCTCCACCCTGGGGACGCAGACGGGGCTCTGCACCCGTGTACACGCTGCATGTGCGTGTTGAGGGAGGGCGACTAGCCTTGGCGTGCCGTGGGGATGATTAATGCACGCGACACCCGTGCGCCCTCGTTAAACACACACGACGAGTCTCACGGCGACGTCAAGGAACAGGTAAGCGCCTTAAAGCGACGCtatacttgaataaattgacACGATTGCAGGTTTTCGGATTAGTCTTTAACGAGGGAATCGAACGGAATTTCCTTTCAATCAATCGACAATTTAGATACCCTGGAATGACGTCTGCTAtacttatataatatttatattagaATTATCTTGAAACGGAATCGTTTTTTACCACCTTATCGACAGAGCAagcaagtttttttcaaattttaagcAATTTCTATACAGTGAGCGTTATTACGTTGATTCTAAATTGTGGAATGCTAGAAGGGAAGTGCATTTTATTACTCTTTCGTACTTTTGTTCTTTGCAGAAGAGCGGAATCATTTCGAACTTCGGGAAGTGATAGAGTTTGGATATGCGCTGGTGTGGTGATTGAGAGAACTGCGGAAAGTCGACGGAATCATTGTACAAATATTCTTGCAGCTGACTTTGACTCGCTTTGAGGTTATGGTATGCTACTGTACCTTGTTTAcaattgaatcaaattttattttctcagtACACATTTTCCGTCAATTAACCTCTGAACCTTATCTTATGGTGACCAGACAGCCGTCATCACGAACGCTGCATATAACTTGAATCGCGAAATGACTTGCGGGCGGAATGGAAACTCCAGATCCTTGAGCATGGATTGGGAGGGAGGTCAGGGAATCCCCGACAATAATACCCATCCGTCTCATACATATGCGCACTAATTACTCCCGCTGCTAATTGGACGGCACTCGGAACAGCGGCTTCCCCCATATAACGGGACGGCAGACATTCCCCTGAACTGCGTTCAAAATGAACCGGGGATGCGAGAGGAACTCGGGCGTGCCATCTCGAGTCAGACGTGGAAGGGGACGCCCCGCGACAAGTGAAAAGTTTGAAGGATCGCGCAACAGTTAGCAAAAGGGGAGATCCCCTCGCGCAGGAGATTCCCTCTTCTACCCATTTGTACATGGTGTCCAATAGTCCTGTAAATCCTTGAGGTCCTCaaaatgtccttgaattttttttgtccgcAAAAACTCCTGGAAATatccttcaatttttcttttgttttagaaatattctatttttaagGTTTGCTGcgaatgatatatttatttttgttcgctGACAATGAATAAgtgtttttacaaaaatgacTTCTCGCCTCGAatcatatttttcgtttttacctACCCACAGGTTGTAGTAGAAATAACGTATATCTCACCTGaaaatgtccttgaatttaTTACGGATTTCATACTGGACGCCATCTTGTAGGAATAATTCTGAGATTCGGGAGTCGGGTGACAAGAGTGTGGTATCTTTGAAAGGTTGCTTGCCCTTCCGGCCCAAATAAAATCCCACAGAAGTTTATATCAcaacgaataatatttattaatgaataaaaagcTTTTACTTCGTTTTACATGACGCGTCTCGTTGATTATTTAGAGAAGACGTTTCATTCGTATGTGTGTCTAACTTGTCCATCGGACCTTATCGTTAGTCtaactattttcaattcaGGAATTCAGGCAAGAGTTCCGAAGTCGCCATACTTGATGCTCTACATCTTGCATCATTGATATTATAAATGGGGCATTCCATACCAATACAATTTCTTAAAACGACTTTATTGACAaacacaatttaaaaatctgaaaaaattctaaaaaatcgTGTatcaaatatgaaaatttttataaattgtgtCGATCGATAAAATCGtcttaaaaaattgtagacaCTTCAaatcaaggaaaaaaatttttaaaaatgccGAGGGCCTTTCAGAGTGAGGacaacaatataaaaaaaccgCGGTCCCAATTCCGAGAAATTAAGGATCGGACCCAGGTCAAAGTGCTATGGGATGCCCcaaatgttttcattttaaaacTATTCGCTGTCATTTCTTCATAGCGAACGTTGTTCAGTTtcaggaaatttttcaattggcTCTGAATCTGCATCCTTGCGAATGTGTACTGCATAAGGAAGAACAAGCTCGATCCAGGAAATTCGAAAGGAGGTTGAATGAAGGGAGGCTGGGGATtttttcatcggaattatTATCGCGGCGATTCTCGGCATCCCCTTGCTGATCCGTCCGTCTAGGTTAGACGCCTTGCTTCTGCCAGCTCGAATCCCTCGGCACGGCGCCGCGGCGTCAAGTGCCGCGTTTCGAGAAGCCGTAACGCGGCGTTTCCACCGATCCAGCTTTATTCTCCGATCCACATAACCTCCTTTCGCCCTGTCTCATCCCTCACGTTTCGTCGTCACGTGTTTCAACGGGGCGTCGTGCGGGGCCCGATTGCCCCGCACCCTCAAATCTTCTCGAATGGTGATTGAAGagtttttctctttcagtTCCTGGTGCCTGGGGCGATAAAGGTTATACGCTTTATACATGTAGCTCAAACTATTCGCCCAGAGTTAGCCATTACATTCAGAACTCATCCACCATGTCAcagtatataaaaatttgtcaactTTAGCGAGTAATATGGCGATCagagaaaacgaaagaaatgCGTTGTTTATTTTAATCAGTCGAATTTATTTCACTCGGATAACTTATTCATCgattataaatttgataaaaatccTTTCTTCCGGCATATTTTATCAACGTACTGGGCAAAGTCAACAAATCCATCCTCTGAACTGTCACATGATCTTACGTCTTACGAATGAAAATATCTAAATTGACGAATAAGGTGCGTTCGCGAAAGATTCAACCTTCATTGGGTCGATGATATTCCGAAATCATCATCTGGCTCCAAGGCGTTCCATGTCTAATCGCACACCGTCATGGCTGATCCACACGGTACTTACGTAGGTATAGAAAATAGAGAAGGAGAGGAGCGGGGCTGCAGGTCGCCTATAATCGGGAATCTGTCAGCCGCTATCCAGCGGTCGCGTGATGCCGGCTGTGGCCCTCCAGGTTTCCACCTACATATAGttagacatatatatatatacatatgtgtggatgtacgtataatacggGTGACAGGCGGCGTCGGTTCGTCGTTTCTGCAGTGATTCGTGACGCGGGGCGTAAGCTTCAGGTGACCCTCGTCGTCCTCCGAGGCCAGATATGTGCCTGTACAAACATACGTACGTGTGcacatgcatatatgtatatgcgtcATGGCAGTGTCGAGGGCGGGAAAATGGGATGAGAATGAGAATGAGGAGGGGGGTCGATCGCCGTGCGTGAAGTGGTGTACCTAGGTGAAAAACGATTTCGCTTGGAGATCTGCGTTGATTCtgttttattctccattttcgtttatttttgtaaGTATATACTCTGAGGCAGTGACGGTATATATAAGTACCACTTGAAACCTATATCTTGAAGAATGCATATCTAGAATAGTGATGTAACGAATATAAATTGTTAAGTATTCGCGAATGCGAACATGGATTTTTAAATCTGGCGCCCTTTTTTCTACGGCTAAAAGTTGACAATTGATCGACAGACAGGTACAGAATGCAAGTCGCAGGTACACATTAGCGCTGTTTGTATCTTATTCCGGAAACTGCCGAGCTGATCCGAAGTAAACCGATTATTTGTTTGATTATTTAACGACAGATTGATAACGGAAACAAATTAACTTTGAGGTTAGAGTGTGACTCAACATGAAGAAAAACTGTTATAATAGAAGTTCATTATTAAACTAacgttttttctcttattcaatactattttcacaatttgtaTAAGCAAAATATGATGTATTTGTGACAGTCACATTTGCAAAATATTCGCACGATTTTTGCGAATGTCAAGAAATATGCGAATATTCCTTACATCACTA
Proteins encoded in this region:
- the LOC124293881 gene encoding uncharacterized protein LOC124293881, translated to MDGIVHQKCNCSLVLKVSSESASHSLRHVGLKNFRASRWKPGGPQPASRDRWIAADRFPIIGDLQPRSSPSLFSIPTHQELKEKNSSITIREDLRVRGNRAPHDAPLKHVTTKREG